GCGATCGCGTTCGATCAGCACGGGCGCGGTCATGGGGACATCCAGCTTGCCGAAGTCCGCGGCATCTTCGCCCGGCAGCAGCCGGTAGAGCGTGAAGCCGAAGCGATAGGAGTCAGAGCGCACGATATCGCGTTCGAGCGGAATGGGCCCGCAGCTTGCGCCGCCGAGACCCAGCACGCGATCAAAGAGCGTCACCACATTCCGCTGGGATGGCGGGAGATCCTGCGGATGCCGTGCCTGGAGAAGATCCATGGCGCTCCAGGGCAATGCCGCGGCAGACATGGTCTCGCCACGCGGAACGATTACGTAGCCGGAGCCATTCTTGTCCGTGATGGAACACCAGCGAAGGTCCTCGTGATTCGCCATGTCCATCGGCTTTGGATAGCGGACGAAGAGGTCCTCCACCGTGGAGGAATAGAGGCCGATATCCGAGCCCGTCTTGCGGTCCGGATAATTCTCATCCGGGCCGCGTCCATACCAGGTGAAGCGGTCCATCTCCGGCGGGAAGTGCAGCTCCTGACCGATGCCGGGTACCACGATTGAGGGGCCCACGCCATAGCCCGCCGCGTCAAAGGAAAGAATCCCTCCGGGGAAAACGGTCCACGTGTAGACGCTATCGAAGTGGAAGCCGTCTTCGCCGAGCGGAGCGCCTTTCACGATCTCGTGATAGCCACTGTTTTGTTCTGGTACTTTGTCGGCGGTCTCTCCTTGGGATCTTACCTGCGCGATGATTCGGACGTAGTCCGGGGATGATTTGTCTACCAGCACCCTTGCAGCCTTATCGGAAAGGGTGTGGAGACCATTGCCGAACCAGGCATTTGCGGTCCACTTGTCATTGTCTGTAAATGCGCGGAATGCATTCAGCTTCGTGTTCGGCACGCTCTTGTCAGCGGGGAAGAGGGAAGTCAGCCCGCCGGTCTTCTTGTCGAAAGTGAAGCGGAAGCCGGAGCGATTCGTGATGAGATCGCCACCACTTACGGTGATCAGGCCGTTCGCGTCGGTGACCTGGAATCCATTGTTCTTTACCTGCATCGCGACCTTTGGCCGCTCCGTTCGCGGGGCGATCATTTGCGAAGCCGCCACTTCATAGCCTTTCTTCTGCCAAGCGGTGTCCTCTTTCAAATGAAAGGACACGCGCAGCGCATAGTCATTCATCGCCACGCGTTCGAGCTTCTTAAAGGGAAGCACGAGCTCCCGCTTCTGCCGCGGTGCGAGATCAAGGGAAGGAAGAACGCCTTCATCGATCACCTTGCCATTCTCGCTCAGTGACCAGCGGGCCTCGAAGTCCGAAAGATTGCGGAAGAAGTATTTGTTGAAGACTTCCACGCGGTTTGAGGCGGGATCCTTCGTGGTGACCACGATGTCCTGATAGACGCGCTTCACCTCGGCGAAGGCTGGCTTGGGATCGCGGTTGGCGAAGACCACGCCCTTCAGGATGAAGAGGCCGTCGTTCGGCTTGTCGCCGAAATTGCCGCCATAGGCTTCGAATTTTTTCACACCCTGCTCCGGCTTGCCGCGGTCGAGATCGACCGTGACCTTGCCGTCGATCTCCTTTGCGTAAATGGACTGGTCCTGCCACTCCCAGATCGAGGCACCGATGATATTGTCGCTGGAGTCGATGGCTTGCCAGTAGTCGTCCAGATTGCCCATCGCGTTGTTCATCGTGTGGGCATACTCGCAGATGTAGAAGGGCTTCGTGCGGTTCTTCTGTGCGGCCAAGGATGCCACCCAATCGACCCCGGGATACATCGTGCTATCCACGTCCGGGATCTTGTTGTTCCGCTCGTAGTGATCCGGGCGTGAGGTATCGATCGACTTCAGCGCATCGTGTGCGGCCTCGAAGTTCTTGCCGGGGCCTGCCTCGTTGCCGAGCGACCAGAAGATCACGGAAGCGTGGTTCTTGTCGCGCTGGACCATGTTCACCACGCGATCAACGTGCGCGGCCTTCCACTCCGGCGGATGGGAAAGCGATTGTTCGCCATAGTAGTAGCCGTGCGACTCGATATTCGCCTCGTCCATCAAGTAGATGCCGTGGATGTCGCAGAGCTCGTACCAGTAAGGATCGTTCGGATAGTGGCAGGTGCGGACGTGGTTGATGTTCGCCTCCTTCAGGCGGACGATGTCCTGCATCATTCGCTCCCGGCTGACGGTGTGGCCGGTATCCGGCTCCATCTCGTGGCGGTTGGTGCCCTTGAGCTTCACCGCTTGGCCATTGATCAGGTAGCGGCCGTCCTTGATCTCCACCTTTCGAAAGCCGGTGCGGAAGGAGACGGCCTCGCCATCACCACTGACGACCACCGTATAGAGTTTCGGAGTCTCAGCGGTCCATTTGTGAGGATTTGCGATGCTGAGCTTGGTGGTCAGTTCCTTTTCTTCACCTGCCGCCAGTTGGCCGGAGGCAGCAATGGTATCGGAAACCAAGGGCTTGCCGGAATCATCGAGCAATTGCACCGAGAGAGCGGGCAGGGGACGTGCCGCGGTATCGAGATTGCGCAGCGTGGTCTTCACGGAAAGCGTGCCGTCCTTGTAATCTGCATCGAGATCCGGCAGCGCGAAGACATCCCGGATCTGGAGCTTCGGCGTGGCATTCAGATAGACACTGCGGAAGATTCCGCTGAGTCGCCACATGTCCTGGCATTCCAGATAGCTGCCGTCCGAGTAGCGGTAAACCTCGGCGGCGATGACGTTCTCGCCGGGCTTGAGCGCCTTGGTGATATTGAAGGCGGCGAGGGTGCGGCTATCCTTGCTGAAGCCGATGTATTGGCCATTCACCCAGAGGTAGAAAAAGGAATCGACGCCATCGAAGTTCGCGAAGACCTCCTTGCCTTCCCAGTTTGTGGGGATTGTGAACGTACGGCGATAGCTGCCGACGGGGTTCCGGTCCTTGTAGGCGGGCCAGTCCTTCGGTGGCTCACCCATGACCTTCGGCCAGTCGCGTTTGAAGGTGTAGGCTTGGTTCGAGTAAATCGGAATGTCGTAGCCTTCGAGCTGCCAGTTCGAGGGCACCGGGATCTCCTTCCAGACCGAGACATCAAAATCTGGTTTGAAGAAATCGACGGGGCGTTCGGAAGGATTGCCCACCCAGTGGAATTTCCACGGGCCGTCGAGGGACTGGAAGAAGGGGGACTTTTCCCGTAGGACAGCCTTGGCCGAATCGAGATCGGGGAAGGAGGCGAAGCTGGCGCACGGCTTCTCCTTCCTAAGCGAGAGGTTTTGTTCCTCCTGCCACTCCTTTCCGCTGGGAAGGTCTTGGGCGGAGAGCAGTCCGCCGAGAAGTGTGATGGCAGATGTGAGCGCTTTCAGCTTCATAAAAAGAGGAAATTGCATGATTTCTGCGGATTCGGCAAGTCTTCCGACATTGAAGCGCGTAGCAGTGGACATTTGCGTCCGCATGGGCATTTGATTCCTGCCGATGGAAACTCTCTCCCATCTTTTGGAAAACAACCGGATCTGGGCTGAAGCGCAAGTCGCCGCGGACCCCGATTTCTTCAAGCGGCTGGCTGATCAGCAGAGCCCGGAATACCTGTGGATCGGCTGTTCGGATAGCCGCGTGCCGGCAAACCAGATTACCGGTCTGGCTCCGGGCGAGGTCTTCGTGCATCGCAACATCGCGAACGTGGTGGTGCAGACGGACTTCAACATGCTCTCCGTGCTGCAATTCGCGGTCGACGTCCTGAAGGTAAAGCACGTCATGGTCGTGGGGCACTACGGCTGCGGCGGCGTGCGTGCCGCGCTCGAAAACCAGCGTCATGGCGTGGTGGATAACTGGCTGCGCCACATCCAGAACACGGCCCGCCGCAATGAAGAGCAACTCGCCGCCCTGGATCACACGGCGGCGATCGATCGCCTCTGCGAACTCAACGTGCTCAAGAACGCGGAGAACCTGGCCCGTACGACGATCATCGAAGATGCTTGGGACCGTGGCCAACCTGTCTCCATCCACAGCTGGATCTACCGGCTGGGTACCGGCCGCATCAGCGTGCTGGCGGATGCGATTGATGCGGAGTCGAAGATTTAAGATTCTCACGAACGGAAAAAGGCCGGGGGGAAGCTCCCGGCCTTTTTCTTTGGATGTGTCCCGACGAAGGAACTTCAGGGAGATTCAGTGGCAGTGGCGGCGAGGAAGCCCTTCGTGCCGCGGGCCGGGATGGCGCCGCTCAGGCGGAAGCAGCGGTAGGTCCAGCCGGTGCTTGCGGGAGGGAGTCCCGTGGAATTTGCAGGGATTTCGGTCACTGCCTGATCGAAGGCCGTGAGATTATTCGAGCCTTGAATGGCGTAGGTGATCCTGTCGACGGTGGCGTCGAGGCCCGGGCCGGGGACGTTGTCAAAGACGGCACCGTCGCGGACCGGGAGGGTTAGCACGAGGGCTTGTTCCGAGCCGACGGTCTCGATGCGCGAGCGGATCTTGCCATTGGCTACCGGATTGTCGGGCACTCCGTCGAAGGCGAACTCTTCCAGGTTTGTGAAGCCATCGCCATCCGGGTCGGCACCCTTCTCCACATTCACCCCGGCGAGAGAGGGGAAGCCGGCCATCCAACCTGCGAAGGGATCATCGGGTAGGACATTGAGGATGCCATCGCCGGTGATCAGCGCGGTGGTATGGGCGGCAGTGGGCGAGCCAATGCGGCCCCACGTGCCGGTTGCCTGCGCGATGCCATCGATGTAGAAGCCCTTCACATTGTCGGTGGCGCTGTGGGTCAGGTTCAGCACTGCTCCCGATTTCACTTCAATCGAGGCTGCATCACTGAGGCCGGTGGTGGGCAGGGTCAGCGTGCCGTCGGCCACGATGGTGGCGCCGGTATAGGCGTAGGTGCCAGCAAGTGTGAGAATTCCATCGCCGGTCTTCTGAAGGCCGCCGGCGCCGGTCACCGCGCCATTGAGCGTGATGTCCTGAGCCGTGTTCAAGACATCGGCGGCTTTGATGATGGGGATGTTCGTAAGTTCAACGGGCAGCACTGTGGACCACGCTGCCTTTGCTCCCAAGGTGCCCCCGGTGAGGCGGATGAAGGAAGCATCTGCGGTCGAGCCATCGACCATGCCCCCTGCGCCGACGTAGAGTTCGCCATTCACCACTCGCACGACGTGGGTGCCAGTATTCGTTCCTTGGCCGAACACGATGCGCTCTGCGGTGGCGACGCCGGCATTGATGACCAATGCAGCATTTCCAACCAAGGTGCCACCGAGCTGAATGCCGGTGACCGTGTCCGTATTGGTGAGCGTGCCGCCATTGACATCGACCACGGACCAGCGGCCGCCGTTGTTCAGGCCGATCGTGAGCGCGCCACCGATCGTGAGGGAGCCGGAGTCGAGCTTGACGTTGACGGAGGAATTGCTGCCGCTGGACGTGCCGAGGGTGACGTTTCCGCTTACATTGACCGCGCCGCCGTTGATGTAGAGGCCTGCGGTGTTGATGCCTGCCAAGGGTTCGGCGGTGATGCTCTGGCTCGTGCGGCCTAGCGCGAGGGATGATGCATTGAGCGTGCCTCCCGCGATCGAGATCAGGTAGGGGATGTTCGCGTTGCCGCCGGAGCTGAGGCCGCCAGAAAAGGTGGCGGAACCACCGAGAAGCTCAAAGGTGGCGGTGGTGGTACCGGCATTCGTTACGTTCGATGCGACCGTGGTGGTGTAGCTGCCATCGAAGATCGTGAAGCGGCTATTACCTGTCACGGTCAGCCCGCCACCGGTGATTGATGCCCCGGAATCGAGTTCCAAGGCACCGGTCCCTGCCCCGCCATTTACAGCGGTGGTGCCCACATAGGTATGCGTGCCGGTCAGCACGGTGACGCCTGCGCCGGTCTTGATCAGCGAGCCCTCACCGCCAAGATCACCGGAGTAGGTGGTTCCTTGGCCATTGCCACCGATTGTCAGTGCGACGCCTTGCAGGTTGAAGTTCGTGAGCGAGAGCGATTTGTTCCCCTCCAAGCCGCCCAAAGTCACGGCGGTATTGATGTCGAGGTCCAAGGTTCCACCTCCATTCACATAGTTGAGCGTGCTGTTCTGGAGGCCGAGGCCGCTGAAGAGGGTGATGGTCCCGCCGGTGATGCTGGTTGGTCCGGAAAAGGTATTCGAGGAGCCGAGCTGGAGGTTGCCGGGGCCTTGGAAAACCATTGAGCCGGTGCCACTGATCAAGTTGGTGAAGAGCGTGTCGGCGCTACGGGAAATGCGGAGCTCGCCGTTGTTCACGATGTCCCCGAGGACACTGCCCGAGGTGCCACCATTGCCCAACTGCAGGGTGCCTTTGGAGATGGTGGTCATGCCGCCGTGAGTGTTATCCCCGCTTAGAGTGAGCTTGCCATCGCCCGCTTTCACGAGGTCGGCACTGCCGTTGTTCCCGATCGCGCTGGCGAAGAGGACATCGCCTGCACCGGTATCCAGCGTCACGACACCGGAGTTCAGCGTGATGGTGCGGTTGGAGATGTCCTGGGTATTTCCTGCTGCCCACTGGAGCGTGGAGTTCGAGAGCGAGAGATTGCCGCTGCCGAGACCCCCGCTGACGAAAGCGGTCGAGCCTCCGGAAAGCGTGATGGCCCCGGACATCGTGTTCGAAGCCAGAAGGGAGAGGCTGCCAGGTCCGGTTTTCGTAAGTGTTGCGGATCCTGCCACCGCACCGCTGATCGTGATACTGTCAACTGCCGCCGAGGTATCGACGACGGTATTGGACCCGAGGATGAGCGGCACGGCGAGGGTTTGCTGGCCTGCGCCATCGAGCAGCGAGGAATTGGAGCCGCCATTGTTCAGGGTCAGCGATCCGCCGCTGCCCGGTGTAATCGTATAGCCATTGGCCGCGCTGAGGAAGGTAAGCGAGCCCACCGTCTTCGCCCCATCCAGCGTGATGGTGGCCGGAGCGGTGAGATTCAATTGGAAGTTTGCGGTGGCACCGCTGCTGTTCGGGAAGGTGCCGTTCCAGTTGGCGTTGTTGGTCCAGGAGCCGCTGCCGTTTGTTATCCAGTTCCGGACGACGCCGGAGGTTCCGACAGTGAGGGTTACGAAACCGCCGGCAGTGCCGAAGGTATAGGTGAAGCCGGGCTGGGGATTGGCCACGCTGAGGGATGAGACACCGGCTCCGCCGATGCTGCCGGAGTAGCCGAAAAGCTGGTAGGTGCCCGGGGTGGCAAAGGCATTGGCGGAGCCTTCCAAGAGCAGCGTGATGGCACCGCCATCAATCGTGAGGCCGCCGGGATTGCTCACGGTGACCTTGTCGTTGGTAGCGCCGAATTCGAGGTCGAGCGTGCTGCCAGAATCGAGATCGAGGCCGCCGACCGTCAGCGTGCCGACGCTTGCCCCCGGGGTGAGCTTGCCGCCCGACTCCACCGTCACCACGCCGGAGATCGAGCCGGTGCCTCCGATTGCCGCTCCGGTTTGCACGGTCACGGTGCCGGAGCCGGTGGCGGAGCCCGTGGTATTGGTGGCAAGCAGGGTGCCTGCGCTCACCGTGGTGGCACCCGAGTAAAGGTTGGCCGCGCCAAGGGACAAGCTGCCCGTTCCGGTCTTGGTCACCGGGCCGGTACCCGAATTTCCGATGGGCGATGCGAGGACCACGGCATTCGCCATGGTATCAAAGGTGGTGCCGGCTGCGCCGATGGTGACGGGCAGCGTGGAGATATCCGCGGCGGCCGACCACTGGATGCCGCCACCATCAAGGGATATTGAGGGCGTGGTGCCGAAGCTTGCTGCGGCACCGATATTGACGAGCCCGCCGGTGATGGTGGTGGTGCCGGTGTAAACATTGGCGGCGCCCAAGGTGAGAACGCCGGTGCCGGACTTGGCAAAGGTGCCGGTGCCCGCGATGACGCCGGTTAGTGCGGAGGCATCGGTGTTGATGATGACCAGGGAGGAGTTGTTGATTACCCGCGCAGTGGAGGTGAGGGATCCGGTCAGGACACCATCGCCGAGTTGCAGCGTTCCCTCATGGACGAAGGTGCGGCCGGTGAAACCGTGGCCGGCATTCAGGATGAGTTTTCCCGGGCCGGATTTCGAGAGAGAGACGGCGGTATTGCTGGAAGCGTTCGAGATAGACGAACTAATGGTCAGGTCGCTCGTCGTGCTGTTCTGGATGATCGAAAAGGTGGCACCGCCGGTGTTATTGCGGTTCGGACGGATGAATCCGCCGCTGATGCTGACCGTTTGCGAACTGGTGGCCATCAGGAGGCCGCGCAAGGTGCTGGTGCCGGTGTTGTTCACGACCACGGCACCCTCGGTGTTGGCGAAGCGGACGCTCGAGGGCGTCGCGCCGTTGATGGCGTAGGTGTTGGCCGTGACGATGTTCGCGTTGCCGGTAAAGGCATCGGCAGTGTAGGTGGCGGCGACGACATTGCCGCTGGCGTCCGTGGCGGCCCAGTCATCGAGACCGTAGGTCATGAATGGATTATTGCCGCCGTTGCCGCCAGTTGCGGCACCATCGGCCACTACGGCGAGGCTGGGTGTCGTGAGCTTCACGGTGCCGGTCGTGGAGACACGCACCACGCCGCCGACATTGTCGTTGTTCCCGCCTCCGAAACCGCCCGAAGGAGAGTTGCGATGCGGGACTGCCGCGAGGGTCAGGGTGCGGCCGGTAGGGACATTCCAGTAAAAGACGCCGGAGCGGATGATGCTGGCGGGCGAGGCCAAGTTCAGGTCTTGGGTGGCCGATGC
This portion of the Luteolibacter luteus genome encodes:
- a CDS encoding beta strand repeat-containing protein produces the protein MKNASSGASLRAAILTCATVCATLPAYADKTWTGTTDTNWATISNWQESALPDGVENIVFNSASVSNLIINTGANRTVQGISVTNPAGPVTLQNNTLTIGTNGINMASATQDLNLASPASIIRSGVFYWNVPTGRTLTLAAVPHRNSPSGGFGGGNNDNVGGVVRVSTTGTVKLTTPSLAVVADGAATGGNGGNNPFMTYGLDDWAATDASGNVVAATYTADAFTGNANIVTANTYAINGATPSSVRFANTEGAVVVNNTGTSTLRGLLMATSSQTVSISGGFIRPNRNNTGGATFSIIQNSTTSDLTISSSISNASSNTAVSLSKSGPGKLILNAGHGFTGRTFVHEGTLQLGDGVLTGSLTSTARVINNSSLVIINTDASALTGVIAGTGTFAKSGTGVLTLGAANVYTGTTTITGGLVNIGAAASFGTTPSISLDGGGIQWSAAADISTLPVTIGAAGTTFDTMANAVVLASPIGNSGTGPVTKTGTGSLSLGAANLYSGATTVSAGTLLATNTTGSATGSGTVTVQTGAAIGGTGSISGVVTVESGGKLTPGASVGTLTVGGLDLDSGSTLDLEFGATNDKVTVSNPGGLTIDGGAITLLLEGSANAFATPGTYQLFGYSGSIGGAGVSSLSVANPQPGFTYTFGTAGGFVTLTVGTSGVVRNWITNGSGSWTNNANWNGTFPNSSGATANFQLNLTAPATITLDGAKTVGSLTFLSAANGYTITPGSGGSLTLNNGGSNSSLLDGAGQQTLAVPLILGSNTVVDTSAAVDSITISGAVAGSATLTKTGPGSLSLLASNTMSGAITLSGGSTAFVSGGLGSGNLSLSNSTLQWAAGNTQDISNRTITLNSGVVTLDTGAGDVLFASAIGNNGSADLVKAGDGKLTLSGDNTHGGMTTISKGTLQLGNGGTSGSVLGDIVNNGELRISRSADTLFTNLISGTGSMVFQGPGNLQLGSSNTFSGPTSITGGTITLFSGLGLQNSTLNYVNGGGTLDLDINTAVTLGGLEGNKSLSLTNFNLQGVALTIGGNGQGTTYSGDLGGEGSLIKTGAGVTVLTGTHTYVGTTAVNGGAGTGALELDSGASITGGGLTVTGNSRFTIFDGSYTTTVASNVTNAGTTTATFELLGGSATFSGGLSSGGNANIPYLISIAGGTLNASSLALGRTSQSITAEPLAGINTAGLYINGGAVNVSGNVTLGTSSGSNSSVNVKLDSGSLTIGGALTIGLNNGGRWSVVDVNGGTLTNTDTVTGIQLGGTLVGNAALVINAGVATAERIVFGQGTNTGTHVVRVVNGELYVGAGGMVDGSTADASFIRLTGGTLGAKAAWSTVLPVELTNIPIIKAADVLNTAQDITLNGAVTGAGGLQKTGDGILTLAGTYAYTGATIVADGTLTLPTTGLSDAASIEVKSGAVLNLTHSATDNVKGFYIDGIAQATGTWGRIGSPTAAHTTALITGDGILNVLPDDPFAGWMAGFPSLAGVNVEKGADPDGDGFTNLEEFAFDGVPDNPVANGKIRSRIETVGSEQALVLTLPVRDGAVFDNVPGPGLDATVDRITYAIQGSNNLTAFDQAVTEIPANSTGLPPASTGWTYRCFRLSGAIPARGTKGFLAATATESP
- a CDS encoding carbonic anhydrase, with translation METLSHLLENNRIWAEAQVAADPDFFKRLADQQSPEYLWIGCSDSRVPANQITGLAPGEVFVHRNIANVVVQTDFNMLSVLQFAVDVLKVKHVMVVGHYGCGGVRAALENQRHGVVDNWLRHIQNTARRNEEQLAALDHTAAIDRLCELNVLKNAENLARTTIIEDAWDRGQPVSIHSWIYRLGTGRISVLADAIDAESKI
- a CDS encoding glycoside hydrolase family 2 TIM barrel-domain containing protein, which produces MKLKALTSAITLLGGLLSAQDLPSGKEWQEEQNLSLRKEKPCASFASFPDLDSAKAVLREKSPFFQSLDGPWKFHWVGNPSERPVDFFKPDFDVSVWKEIPVPSNWQLEGYDIPIYSNQAYTFKRDWPKVMGEPPKDWPAYKDRNPVGSYRRTFTIPTNWEGKEVFANFDGVDSFFYLWVNGQYIGFSKDSRTLAAFNITKALKPGENVIAAEVYRYSDGSYLECQDMWRLSGIFRSVYLNATPKLQIRDVFALPDLDADYKDGTLSVKTTLRNLDTAARPLPALSVQLLDDSGKPLVSDTIAASGQLAAGEEKELTTKLSIANPHKWTAETPKLYTVVVSGDGEAVSFRTGFRKVEIKDGRYLINGQAVKLKGTNRHEMEPDTGHTVSRERMMQDIVRLKEANINHVRTCHYPNDPYWYELCDIHGIYLMDEANIESHGYYYGEQSLSHPPEWKAAHVDRVVNMVQRDKNHASVIFWSLGNEAGPGKNFEAAHDALKSIDTSRPDHYERNNKIPDVDSTMYPGVDWVASLAAQKNRTKPFYICEYAHTMNNAMGNLDDYWQAIDSSDNIIGASIWEWQDQSIYAKEIDGKVTVDLDRGKPEQGVKKFEAYGGNFGDKPNDGLFILKGVVFANRDPKPAFAEVKRVYQDIVVTTKDPASNRVEVFNKYFFRNLSDFEARWSLSENGKVIDEGVLPSLDLAPRQKRELVLPFKKLERVAMNDYALRVSFHLKEDTAWQKKGYEVAASQMIAPRTERPKVAMQVKNNGFQVTDANGLITVSGGDLITNRSGFRFTFDKKTGGLTSLFPADKSVPNTKLNAFRAFTDNDKWTANAWFGNGLHTLSDKAARVLVDKSSPDYVRIIAQVRSQGETADKVPEQNSGYHEIVKGAPLGEDGFHFDSVYTWTVFPGGILSFDAAGYGVGPSIVVPGIGQELHFPPEMDRFTWYGRGPDENYPDRKTGSDIGLYSSTVEDLFVRYPKPMDMANHEDLRWCSITDKNGSGYVIVPRGETMSAAALPWSAMDLLQARHPQDLPPSQRNVVTLFDRVLGLGGASCGPIPLERDIVRSDSYRFGFTLYRLLPGEDAADFGKLDVPMTAPVLIERDRRGRISLTSTTQDAKIRYRINGGAWQAWKAPFILKQAGKVEAMAEKEDMVPAATSSREFPYVLPKDTWKVVKADSVERREGEAANAIDGKPDTYWHTQWQGSAPRPPHELIIDLGTKAELSGITVLPRQDQENGRIGQYEVSTSLDGNEWSSAAKGKFGGGQGLERVTFDKPRQAKFVRLVALSEINGNPWSAVAEFDVIALRSLEAPQARDDWSILKVSSEQPGEGEADHLIDGKPGTFWHTQYGLFLAKHPHEVIVDLGKSRKLTAMTVLPRQDSRNGRIRGYTVQTSEDSGTWSEPIASGDLPDDAKLQEIPFKQGVTARFIKFTALSAHDGDDFATAAEFDFK